TAACAAAATTATTGGCCCTCTTCTTAATAGGAATCAAGAGTATGTATTTGAACCTTCGTTTCTAGAAGAAAAAGCTTGTATTTACCATTCACAGGTAACTATCCCTTTCCTCATTTATGGAGAAAATCACGCGTTGACGGGTCCTTTGCCTGACCCTAAGGAAAATGCTAAAAAACCCAAAGAGTTTTTTCCTGCTTATCATCGAATTAAACCGTTAGTTTGCTTAATAAAGTCAACGACTACTGTTGATGAACCTAGCGCCAAATTAATGAATCAAACCAAAGCGTCTATAGCTAAACCCGTCGATGAGACAAAAGAAACTAAATGGTCTAAAGACAACTCTATTGTCGAAAACGACATCGAACACCGGACGCTTTGATGACCTCAACTGACACCGAACGCACTCTGCAAGACTCCTTTACTGGATACATTATGATGTTCGCCAAACGCCATAATTTCTCTTCATTTATGGACCTTTTTGCAAATCGAAATCATGGTCCTAAATGGTTTACCAAAGAATTTCCTCCTTCTGAAATCGACCAAGAGGATGAATCCCTTGCGAAACGGGAAGCCTTTCTTGTTCCAAAGCTGCTCTCAACCCGACTTGGGATCTCCAAGGTGTTAGCTAAAAAATCCATGCTAATATAAATTCGATAGAGCGAGAAGGGTTGAAAAGATGTTTAGAAGAATCAAGTGGAATTGGCAAAGTTTTTGACTAGAAAAGTGGTGAAGAGGACTTCGACATAAAGTTAGATATGAAGGTGTTTATTTCATTAAGACGATGTCGGGACTTAATATATTTTGAAAGAATTATGCTATTTCGATAGAGAAGTTTTGAAACAAGGCTGAGTAACTATTTTTCAGCCTTATCCATTCTTAGAAGACGCATGGAAGCCAGATGTTGGGCGAAACACATGCAAGCAAGAACGTGTCACTCCCTGGAAGAAAGACCGTTAGTTATAGTTCTTTTTatactagtataaataggagtttttagATTAGGATTTGGTGTGTGTTGAAATTACAATAACAATACTCAAAACACTCAAAGTATCTGAGCAAAGTGAGAAACGAGTAACAGAGTGCTATGTATGTATTCAAACACCAGTTTTCATTTATGCAAAGTATTTTTCCATTAGTTTTATCTGTAGCCTTTATTTTCTATTAGAAACTTTAATTTTCCTAGAATTTACATTCAAGCCCATAGTTATCATAGGAATTTCGACCACGTTGAAATTATTATTGTTTACACAGAAAATAACACAACAATCAAACAAACTTCTATCACATGTGTCCTAGAATCAATATAGTCGATCCCGCAAGTAACATATTTGGAATACTTGCGCTTGTTTACCAAATTTCACAGTAAGcaaattggcacacctggtgggacaAGTGCTAAGAAGTATACATTCTTTTAGAAATTTTTGCATGTTATTCACAGGTAAACCAATTGGATAATGCTTTTTGGATTTGTGTAAATCACTGATTAAGGCAAGATTTAGAAGCAATAAGACCTGTAATAAAGGGATCTTGCAGATTTGCAATGGTTTGCTACTTGGTTGGGCATGACAATGAACCTCAAGAACAACTTCATGGTTCCATCTTCCTAAATTCGATTCTCTTAGCTCAAGTATGATCAATTCATGCTCTTAGACTTTTTGGAAAGACGAGATCATATACTTCAACTTTCATGTTGGTTGCTTGAAGAAATTCAACTTGGATCCTCATGAAAATTGgtcaaaaaaatggaaaaaaatgttttaacacttagaaaaatttcaaagTGTTGGAAGATTTTGACAACTTTGAAACTCCATTTTGATCAATTCATATCTTCCCATCTTTATGATATTTTTTACCAAAACTTTTGATAATACTGAAGTATGAAGCATCATATTTGAGTAGAGACCTCGGGCATGAAAAATAGTTAGTTGAGGAAAAAGTTATGAGCTTGCAAAGTAGGTCACTTGAACATGAGATTTTGGTACTTAAAATTTTTCTCTAAAATCCTAATTTCatcttttgaaattttttgttgattttcttgattaaacttgatcaaatggtttCATTAACCATATTTTCATGATCTTTGACCTTAACagttcatggttgaccaaaaattcccaaaattcaaAGTTAATTTTTAACAATTGACTTTTTACCTGATGAATTGCAATCTTttcaatattaataaatcaagatGTTCTAGCCAATCAAATCATATGAGTAGGCTATGATGAAGTACTTGAGGGCCTCGAATCATGTTTTAAGTCAAAAGATCATgccttgaccaaaaagtcaaactTTCAATGAattaggtaaaaaccctaatttgtgcaccaaatgaatttgaaagttgatgGTCTTGAATTGAGGCACACTTGAACTTGAGTATTGAGGAGGGAAATCACTTGATCATATGAGAATCTTGAGTCATTTTGAGAGTCACAAAAACCCTGGTTGCTTGAACTCCTTGTTCCAACACACCTACCTTATGAAAGAGgcaaacaaacaaacacatatctcTTATATCTTGAGGTTTGTGATGATGTATAAATGATCTTTAtatgaaatgaatgatgatgatgattaaatCTCTTTTAGATTCAATGTAAATGAAGTgagatcttagggtcaaaaattggggtacgacaACAACAAGACTCATGCTACAAGCAAGACGATTTGCTTCAGATAAGTATTGATCAGGAATTAACGGAGCAACACAATAATTATGAAAACGGTGTGCTCAAAGCACCGGTTTAACCTACTGCATCCACACTAGATAGTTCTTATCATTTAGTTTTTCTATAAATTTGTAGTTGAAAGTAGCGAAAGGAATACTCGAGGTTGTAGATGAGAGTATCGATGTTGACAAACTCTCCATTAGAGAAACACGACCAGATTGTAGCAGAAgacgaaaaaaatattaaaaaattaaatcttcATATTTTTAATTCCAAAGATAGCCTAAGAACCGTTTATGAATCCTTGAAATAAACACCCAattctttatttttctaaacAAGGAATCATTTCATGGTTTACTCAAACAAGTTTTACCACTAACTACATTTGTCTAGGGATGacaacggggcgggtcggggacggttaTTACCTCTCCCAAACCCAAATCCGAATCCCAAAACAATCCCCATTCCCCGCCCCAAACTCAAACGGGAATGGAGAATCAAAATCCAAACCCGACCCAaacgggttcgggtatccccgcccccGCCATCATCCAtatagtaaaatcaatttttttaatagaaatactacctccggtcccaattataagagaaaatttgctttttagattcattgGATGATAATTGTATTTGGACTGTATCATGGACCAGATACATTGATctttcaatgtatctaaaaagtcaaatttctcttataaatgggaccagagggagtattttttttctaaaattaaattactttataaataataaaatgaaacaatttaaaaaaaatcatatatacatttcaaatgttttaaataataaatttaaatcaaaatatcaaaactttAGCTATGTATTTattattctaaattatcaaaaatatataataatatatagaaTGAAATAAATGGGGCGGGTTCGGGGACGGGTTCGGGATGGGTACTAGTGTCCCAATTACCCGACCCAACCCCATATTTtgtaatcggggaaaacccaaacccgaactcaaatccagtcaaagcgggttttccccgtcaacttcggaaCAGGTTCGGGTGGATACCCGCTGGTATGGGTTTTGTTGCCATCCCTACATTTGTCTCTGAAACAAGTTTACGCAAAGTCCAAAAATGTTATCCAAATTTGACATCTGTAAGACTCAAACTAAAATGAACTTTGACCCTTCAATCTTCCATTCCAccatcttcttctcttcttcccaAGCACACACTGAGCGTAAATGGTTCATGCTTACCCTCTCTGTTCTTCCCCTTCGTCCACCTTCTCTGATTTCACAACTCGCATTTCATCCCCTAATTCTTTCGCCAACCCCAAATTCCCCAACTTCAATCAAAAATCCcgcaaattcaaaatctttctcTCTTTCCAACCACCCAATTCTCTTGAAGATGCAAATCACAATGACCCACATGCAAATTCCTCAACTTTATCCAAATCTAAAATCTGGGTCAATCCCAAAATCCTCAGTTCCGGACGGGTTTGGAGCAAAACCCAACACGCCGTCTCTTCTCTCGCCAAATTGGACAAATCTTTTGACCCATCTGATCCTATTGAGCAGCAAGTTTCTGAAATTCTCAAGTGTTTGGGAAACAATGTTGCAGAACGTGATGCAGAGCATGTTCTCCATAACATAGCAAACCCTGAAATTGCGATTCTTGCTCTTGAATACTTCAAAAAGAAGCTTGAACCGGAGAGACATGTTGTTCTTTACAATGTGTTGCTTAAGCTTTTTAGGGAAATTAAGGATTTTGAGAAAGCAGAGAAGGTGTTTGAGGAAATGCTCCAGAGAGGAGTCAAGCCTAATGTTGTTACGTTTTCGACTTTGATTAGAtgtgcttctctttgttctttgcCGCATAAATCTGTGGAGTTGTTTGAGAGGATGCCTTCTTTCCGGTGTGAACCGGATCACAATGTGTCATCGTCTATGATTTATGTTTATGCTCGTATGGGTAATGTTGATATGGCTTTGAAATTATATGATGATGCGAAAAATGAGAAATGGCCTGTTAGGACAGTGGCTTTCTCTGCTTTGATTAAGATGCATGGTGTGTTGGGAAACTATGATGAGTGTTTGAGTGTTTATAAAGATTTGAAGGCTCTTGGTGTTAGGCCGCACCTGACATTGTATAATGCTTTGCTGTATGCAATGGCGAAAGCTAAGAGGCCAAGGGATGCTCAGGGTTTATACGAAGAGAtgaaaatgaatggaattttgcCAAATTGGGCAACCTATTCTGCTCTCTTGGAAGCTTATTCGAGAGGACGGTTAAGTAAAGAAGCGTTGCGTGTGTATAAAGAAATGAAGGAAAAGGAGATGAAAATGAATAAATTTCTTTACGGCATGCTTATTGACATGTGTGCTGATGTTGGCTGTGTAGATGAAGCTGAAGAAATATTTGAAGATATGAAGCGTTCCGAGACTTGTGAGCCAAACCTTATTGTATACTCATCCTTGATTAACATGTATTCATGCATTGGGAAAGTTTTGGAGGCGGAAGCCATGTTGAATGAAATGATAAGCCACGGGTTCGAGCTTAATATTTTTGTTCTCACAATGTTTGTTCATTGCTACGGAAAGGCCAGACGAACCGATGATGTTgtgaatatatttaataaaatatgggAGACTGGCATCACTCCCGACGACCGTTTTTGGGATTGTCTTTTGAATGTGATGATCGAACTACCAAAAGAAGAGCTCGGTAAGATAACAAATTGCATTGAGAAAACTAACCCAAAACTTGGTTATATTGTGACATATTTGACGGAAGGGGGCGAGGAAGATGGATATTTTATAAAGGAAACATCAGAACTTTTAAGTTCAGCTAAAGATGATGTAAAGAAGTCCTTGTGCAACAGTCTACTTGATCTTTGTGTCAACCTTGGTGTGCAAGACAGAGCTCGCGACATTCTTGACTTGGGATTGACGCTTAAGATTTATAGCGATATACAATCGAGATCTGAAACTCAGTGGTGTTTGAACCTAAAAAAACTCTCAGTCGGAGCTGCTATGACAGCATTTCATGTTTGGATAGACGACTTGTCTAAGGCTTTTGAATCAGGTGAGGAGCTTCCACAAATACTTGGAATTTGTACGGTCCCTTGGAGACACAGGCGATCGGAGAAAGACTTGGCTAGTGTATTTGAATCATATCTGAAAGAACATAGTGCTCCTTTCCACAAGGCTACTAATATGGATGGCTGGTTTCTTACTACAAGCCAAGATGCCAAGTCATGGCTGCAGTCTAGAGGTTCAATTGATAGAGTTGTTATAGGTTAGCCATTTTCCACAAAGTTTCTATCCATTTTTCTGTACCTCTGGATTTTGGCATTAGATTCAAtagataatatttgtattattttggATTTCTGAAATTGTGAATGATACTAGTATATTCTATGCAACAATCTAATATTCAATTAACTTAAAGAGTTGTTGATCTCATTAGGAATAACTAGAGTAAACTACAGAAACATTTTTGTAACTGACAATAAACTCCATAATATATTTCAACAACTtgtttaaaataacaaaatatggGCCAGGAATAAACTTTGTTGGTTAAGCACACCTTTACCTCGAACGAAACTTGTTGATTTGATTGGTCACACAATATTTTTGAAgacagaaataatattagaagGTGGATTGTGGATGATATTTGATCGTTATCTTGCATTGCCCAACTGGATTCCTTACTTTGACACAGAAAATTGCATCATTGATAATACTAGTATGGATTCATATCACTAACATTGGAATGAAATATTATGATAATAGTACTCATTGCTTTTGCATCAGCCACTAGAAAACCAATTAAAGTTGATTTCTTAACTATGGAGGCTTCCTGTGAAAAATATGACAGGGTTTCTGTTGAGTTGAACCTAAAAAAATGGCCAGTTTTTAGCCGCATGAAATTTTGTGGTGGGTGGTTTAAAGAGAAACACAAGATTATATTTATCATGCAAACGTTATGGCATTTTGGGTCAAGAAGGTCTGAGAACCTATTGTGGCGACACAAACATTACAACCATCGTTAGTGGCTGAACCAAATCTGATTGAAAGAAAAACGTCAAAACACAAAACACAACAGGTGTGACAAGTTCTAACGAATTTAGAGAGCAAAACTGATTCTCTTAAGTATGGGGCTGATTagttgtttctaaaggaaaacaAAGCTGGAAATTCTCCCAACATATTCTTTTGATGCACTCCTGTCAAAAGAATATGTGAATACAAAGAAGATTAAAGAATATGTGAAGACTATCAAAGATGTGAAAGGCATGTGTTTCTTAAGTTTTTAGTTTATGTTTTGCTGCAAATTGAGTTTGAATGTACTTATAATTATATgtgtagttttagccaaaataagtcaaagggggagattgttgattctctgaattatgtgattggcatttatgtttggctaaaatgtaGTAACAACAATATGTAATAGGatgtatagaacttgcaaatataaacaggtacaaaacaggtacaacagcaagatgttctatggaatgttgagacatgttctgtgacaacatgtcttatgagatgtcatatgcagaaactcatgacatcgtgcctgctgagctggaatatgaaGATTCAGTATGTACTCaatagatgcagaatattctatggaatattatgcaatcctatgtggcgcaggtttaaaggtcaagagaattaAGTCAGAATATTAaagattatgcagtttctaattatggagataatttaggaaatTTATGATTGAAGACATTTCTTTTAGCAGAAgctttctgctgatttgtaacagcaaataaggctgtgattgaaggcccaagtccaattaggaataggttataaataggaagctttgtaacctagttgaGCGGGCAAGCCGGTTTTAGAAAGATGTAGTCTTTAGGGTTAGccatgtaagtgaaccacccagattgtgggatggtcactgatttgtgcctcgaagcctgtaggcaagaggtttGTTTTACTCACTGAGAAGCCgtgaagcaatgagtgcagtTTGGTTCTTGGAGAAAGCTTGTAAGCAACTCCATTATAAGTAtttagaattgtggttgaattgTGATTTCAATCTAGGTGCTAAGTTTGTGGGTACAGATCCTTGGGTAGGAAGACTGTACAACATCATTGAGGTGAtagggagtggaatggagatatttcaTATCTAGGACAaacctaggtagagattgcattgggtagggtttaagCGAGAAGTTGTGAATGGAGAAGTTCAACTTCAAATTAAGACTATTGTTTGTGAATCTTATTCTTGGCTTGggagcccccagagtaggtattgttgtatgccgaactgggtaaacaattctgtgtgttatttatttttctgtacTGGTTTATTAATCCGGtataagatgtcgtaacatctaaTACGACATCAGGGAATACTTCCATAGCTTGTGCTTTTACAGACCCACCCCAGATCAAAATCTGTTTGTGATAATTGAGCTATCATTATGCATAAATGGTTCCAGTATTCTTATGATCTTTTAGCATATTAGTGTTAAACCAAAATTGAAGATCATCATATCCTACCATTGCAGCTTTTATAACAGACCAGATGTCTCAATATCATATACGACATCCaggttctgtcataccagaatttcacatAATATTATCTACTTTACAAATGTGTAAGTCGGTGCTTCTTGCACCAACCGTCCATAAGTCATGTGTTTTCACACCTTATTTGACCTATATAGATATTCATTATAATGtattcaaacattaattaattatGCTAAACTCAACtataatatatcctatatttgGATTTTGAATGAAATCAAACTACAACACACATTTTTTAAAAGCTACaatagtcagagacccgtgcttccgcacgggtgatttttttttctggtgtagtatttttgtaatgatatgaataatataaataaaaggaattataagcaatatgcataattaaaaggagttgttttacttgaatagagttagagttttattggttgctctcccaattctttgaaaaccgaatattcataggaatcgttttgaaatttgaaaataaatactttagttttcaaataaaagtcattattgtttaaaataaaatagacattgtattgaaagtgacccttaagattaaacattattatcgtattcatgtgctaattttgtgtgtaataaagaaccatataaaaaaggacatgtgagttggagaaaaaaataaaattttaacaaatgcaaatgtaaaattttaaatataaatgaaaaatatgaaataatttacttaattgtaaatttaacaataattatatagaaaacaatgatccacaaaaaaatgtttaagataggttaagaacacaatagcaaaattgggtcaggtaatttactaattgacggtccaacaacaattaaaagaaaatgatatagatcactatggtttaattataaatgaaaaatgatcatataaattcaattatattaaataatcatataaaaaaatactataagatggagataataaaaatgaaatattaacatttaaaaataaaaattatctctcaattaatagtaattgttgattaaaataaaatagctactatgttgataatgacccgtgaaataaaaaaataatttggtgcgatataaaatatatttaaaaacaaacgtaaaataaacaataatcatgaaaatttaattgtattaaataatgataaaaaatcgtgagatggagaaaaaaataaaaataaagatattatctcttaaataaagacaattattgattaaaataaaataggcattatgttgatagtgacccgtgagataataaacaaataaatagagaaaaaaattaaaataaaagtaagaaagtgtgaaaaaatgtgagagaaatttgaaattttaattaagatagagaaaatgtgtaatgatcgattaaaaaaaattaaatattgagttgatagtggcccgtgaaataattaaatatttttgggaataataattaaatgatcgattattaatattttttgtgataatagataaatgtagaaaaattaaaatgaaagtatggaaaaatgaaatgtgaaagaaatttgaaatttttagtaagattaaaatttaaaaatagattattaatattttttgtggtaataaataaattaagaaaaattaaaatgaaagtaagaaagtgtgggaaaatgaaatgtaaaggaaatttaaatatgacttccatcatccatggcttacatgtgatgtcatcacacatgcaataaagttgtagggaaaatgttatttaattcggaccaatgaaaagTTAACATTTGGGacatccattcaataaagttgaaagagtgaatacttaatttgttagttacaaaaatgatcttttattagtgcaaataaattttggtgaaaagATAATTTAGtcaatttggtcaatctattattatAGATTATAGATAGATAGTAGATATACTTGCATATACTCGCTTCTATAAATCACAATAGAAATGAAATCTATTATTATGGATAGATAGTAGATATACTTGCATATACTCGCTTCTATAAATCACAATAGAAATGAAatctatctttttttttttttgcaaggccaaagaaaacatttttattaatCAAAAGGCATAAGGGATGCCACTGAACCaattacatcaaaatccaaatgAGTGAACACCATACATTTGCTTACTAAACAGTAGATAAAGGTCATTGCTAAAAGCTTGTAACAGCAGACCAAAACCACAACCAGAATAAAACCCAAACAGCAGCCAATACCAGAGAGAGAAAAACCTGAAGATGTTTGTCATACACCAGTATCAGAACCTCGACATAATACTTGGGGCAAAACCGCATTCTGCAAACAGCATACCAGATAAACAAAAACACCACTGAATCAATGAGACAGAAACATCCAGCTCCTGGCCACCAATTCTATCAGAAGCAGTCTTTCCTACATTACCAAGAACCGTCAACAGAGACTATTAAAACGAATCCCACGGCACCTCGCTTACTAAATGCCATAAACCAATTCACTCTTGACATGTCCATCCTATACACTCCTTTGGATTCGTAATCCATTGATTAAGTGCATAGTTAAATCCTCTCACCTTCGCCCTTAGCCACTTCCAAGACAGCACTTGTATTTCTTCGATACAAATGCTTCGACCTAGCCCTGTAGTTCTGAAAACCTTGTCGTTTCTTCTTTTCCAAATCATCCATACACACGCGAACCAGATGGCTGAAAATCTTTCTCTAAGTACCCTACCTCCATTGCTTAGACCTGCAAAATGATGAAAATTCTGCACAGCAGAGTTATGAGAAACATATGTGAATCCTATCCATCTTAGGACCTCGCTCCATGCAACCAGGGCTGACGGACATTCGAAGAAAATGTGTTCGACATTTTCCTCACTCCTACAGCCATACGGGCATGAATTTTGAGATTCGACTAAGATTCCTCTCTTAACTAGATTATCTCTACTTGGGATTTTATTTTGCCATATTCTCCACACCAACACCGATACTTTTGCCGGAACAATTGTATTCCATACAGTCGCTAGCTCCTTATTTCCTCCAATATGATTCAACCGCCCCTCCATGATTACATGATACGCTTCTTTAACTGAATACATATTCTTATACCAACCCCACTTGTCTTTGACGTTGTTCCTTAACGAAAATCTACGGATCATATCTTTGATTTCCTCCCCATTACTAGCATTTTCCCCCTCTAAAGTACTCTCCCAATCACCATTCCATTCCGTTCTCCCGTTCTCCATACTAATTGCCTCTCTCACTAAAATTCCCTTATCTTTACTCAACATAAACAGCTGTGGAAATTTATTCTTTAAGCTACCCCCTTCCAACCAGTGGTCCTCCCAAAATGAAGTTTCTGCTCCATCGCCAACGACCTTGTATAAGTTATTTTCGAACCACTGTTTCCTAAATTCTCCTTCATCTTTATCTAACATTTGAAGATCTCTCCACCACAGGGAGCTATATTTATCAATCTtacctcctcctctcccattcccCCCATATTTAGACTCCAATATTCTAACCCACAACGAATTCCTCTCTGTAAGTAACCTCCACTTCCACTTTCCTACTAACGCTAAATTAAAAGCCTTTAGGTTTTTTATTCCCAGACCTCCTTCTTCCTTTTCCCGACAAATCTTATCCCATTGGACCCAGTTCACTTTCTTCCGCTCTAGACCCCCACCCCACAAAAAGTTCTTAAAAAGTGATTCCAATTTTTGAATAATACCTGCCGGCGCCTTAAAGATAGAGAGATAATATACGGGCAGTGCAAACAATACGGACTTTAAGAGGATAATACGTCCACCAATCGATAGATTTTTATTATTCCATGATGCCAGTCTATCTAATTTTCAATGAGAGACATAATCAAGTGTTACATTATGGTGTCAAAGAAGCATATCTCAATTGAATTATAATAGAATCATTGCTGTCAACTCTCAACACAAATATATAACTCTCAACCCAAATAAATATATTTGTCTGTCACACACCTATGGCAAAATGTTATCCAAATACGACCCTTCAATCTTCCATTCCACCATCTTCTTCCCAAACACACACAGAGCGTAAATGGCTCTTGCTTACCCTATCTGTTCTTCCCCTTCTCCCACCTTCTCTGATTTCACAACTCACATTTCATCCCCTAATTCTTTCGCCAACCCCAAATTCCCCAACTTCAATCACAAATCCcgcaaattcaaaatctttttctctTTCCAACCACCCAATTCTATTGAAGATGCAAATTCTCAGTTCCTCAGTTCCGGACGAGTTTTGAGCAAAACCCAACACGCCATCTCATCTCTCGCCAATTTGGACAAATCTTTTGACCCATCTGATGCTAATGGGCAGCAAGTTTCTGAAATTCTCAAGGGTTTGGGAAACAATGTTGCAGAACATGATGCAGAGTATGTTCTCCATAACATACCAAACCCTGAAATTGCGATTCTTGCTCTTGAATACTTCAAGAAGAAGATTGAACCGGAGAGACATGTTATTCTTTATAATGCGTTGTTTTTGCTTTTTAGACTAATTAAGGATTTTGAGAAAGCAGAGAAGGTGTTTGAGGAAATGCTCCAGAGAGGAGTCACGCCTAATGTTGTTACGTTTTCGACTTTGATTATATGTGCTTCTGTTTGTTCTTTGCCGCATAAATCTGTGGAGTTGTTTGAGAGGATGCCTTCTTTCCGGTGTGAACCAGATCACAATGTGTCGTCGTCTATGATTTATGCTTATGCTCATATGGGTAATGTTGATATGGCTTTGAAATTATATGATGATGCAAAAAATAAGAAATGGCGTGTTAGGACAGTG
This is a stretch of genomic DNA from Vicia villosa cultivar HV-30 ecotype Madison, WI unplaced genomic scaffold, Vvil1.0 ctg.001992F_1_1, whole genome shotgun sequence. It encodes these proteins:
- the LOC131637415 gene encoding pentatricopeptide repeat-containing protein At4g16390, chloroplastic-like: MALAYPICSSPSPTFSDFTTHISSPNSFANPKFPNFNHKSRKFKIFFSFQPPNSIEDANSQFLSSGRVLSKTQHAISSLANLDKSFDPSDANGQQVSEILKGLGNNVAEHDAEYVLHNIPNPEIAILALEYFKKKIEPERHVILYNALFLLFRLIKDFEKAEKVFEEMLQRGVTPNVVTFSTLIICASVCSLPHKSVELFERMPSFRCEPDHNVSSSMIYAYAHMGNVDMALKLYDDAKNKKWRVRTVAFSALIKMHGVLGNYDECLSVYKDLKALGVRPNMKVYNALLYAMAKAKRARDAQGLYEEMKMNGFLPNWATYSALLEAYSRGRLSKETLSMYKEMKEKGMKMNKFLYSMLLDMCAYVGCVDEAEEIFEDMKRSETCEPDLVVYSSLINMYSRIVF
- the LOC131637417 gene encoding pentatricopeptide repeat-containing protein At4g16390, chloroplastic-like; amino-acid sequence: MVHAYPLCSSPSSTFSDFTTRISSPNSFANPKFPNFNQKSRKFKIFLSFQPPNSLEDANHNDPHANSSTLSKSKIWVNPKILSSGRVWSKTQHAVSSLAKLDKSFDPSDPIEQQVSEILKCLGNNVAERDAEHVLHNIANPEIAILALEYFKKKLEPERHVVLYNVLLKLFREIKDFEKAEKVFEEMLQRGVKPNVVTFSTLIRCASLCSLPHKSVELFERMPSFRCEPDHNVSSSMIYVYARMGNVDMALKLYDDAKNEKWPVRTVAFSALIKMHGVLGNYDECLSVYKDLKALGVRPHLTLYNALLYAMAKAKRPRDAQGLYEEMKMNGILPNWATYSALLEAYSRGRLSKEALRVYKEMKEKEMKMNKFLYGMLIDMCADVGCVDEAEEIFEDMKRSETCEPNLIVYSSLINMYSCIGKVLEAEAMLNEMISHGFELNIFVLTMFVHCYGKARRTDDVVNIFNKIWETGITPDDRFWDCLLNVMIELPKEELGKITNCIEKTNPKLGYIVTYLTEGGEEDGYFIKETSELLSSAKDDVKKSLCNSLLDLCVNLGVQDRARDILDLGLTLKIYSDIQSRSETQWCLNLKKLSVGAAMTAFHVWIDDLSKAFESGEELPQILGICTVPWRHRRSEKDLASVFESYLKEHSAPFHKATNMDGWFLTTSQDAKSWLQSRGSIDRVVIGFLLS